CCGGTGCAAATCGTCAGCTACCTGTGCCGCCAGACTATTTCCCACGTTCCCGGCCAGTCCCACGTCATACCCGGCCTTCTCCAATATATGATACAGCAACAAAGTAGTAGTAGTTTTCCCGTTACTCCCCGTGATACAATACATCTTCGCATCCGTGTGCCGTCCCGCAAATTCGATCTCGGAAATCACCTCGATTCCCTTCCCCCTCAGCCCCACGATCATCGGCAGCTTATCCGGAATGCCCGGACTCTTCACCACCAAATCTGCGGCGAAAATGCGTCCTTCCGTGTGTTGCCCTTCTTCATACTCTACCCCCAATTCCTCCAACACACGCTTATACTTGTCGGCCAACTTCCCCTTGTCCGACAAAAAAACCTCATACCCTAACTTCTTTCCTAACTTGGCAGCTCCCGCTCCACTTTCTCCTCCGCCTAAAATAACCAACCGTTCCATCATTTTAGATTTTAAATCTTACGAATTAAATGATTTAGTAATTTCCGATTAGGTGATTCCCGCTCTCGATCCAATACTCTTTTCAATCTCTGAATCATTAAATCGCCAATCACTGAATCTCTTTATTTTAAATTTCTTCTATCGTATTTTCAACGTCACAATCGTTATCACCGCCAGCGCGATTCCCACGATCCAGAACCGGGTCACGATCTTCGGTTCCGGAATCCCTTTCTTCTGGAAATGGTGATGTAACGGGGACATCAGGAATATCCGTCGTCCCTCCCCGAACTTCTTCTTTGTATATTTAAAATAGCTGACCTGCATCATCACAGACAAATTCTCCACGAGGAAAATACCACACAGGATAGGGATCAGCAACTCTTTATGAATCATGATTGCGAACACGGCAATAATTCCCCCCAGCGACAAACTCCCCGTGTCACCCATAAACACTTGAGCCGGAAACGAGTTATACCACAGGAACCCGATCGTCGCCCCGATAAACGCGGCAATAAACACCACCAGCTCCCCCGAATGTGGAATATACATGATATTCAAGTAATCCGCATACACCATATTACCCGACACGTACGCCAAAATACCCAACGTCGCCCCCACGATAGCCGAAGTCCCCGTTGCCAGACCGTCCAATCCATCCGTCAGATTCGCCCCGTTCGACACAGCCGTAACAATCACGATCGTGATAATAATAAACACGATCCAACCGATCTCCTCGGCATAGTCCCCGAAAAGCGCCCCGAACCAAGCGTAATCAAACTCGTTATTCTTGAAAAAAGGTATCGTCGTCTTGGTCGATTTAATATCTTTCGTCAAAACGGTCTGGTTCGTCTCGGACACAAAACCTTCATCTACTGTACTTGTCACCACCCCGACTTCCGAAATGGAAACCTTCTCCCGGATCAGCACGTCATCGCTCACGTAAAGAGTTACTCCCACGATCAGCCCCAGACCCACTTGTCCGATCACCTTGAAACGTCCCTTCAACCCCTCCTTGTGCTTCCGGAACACTTTGATATAATCATCTAGAAAACCGATCAGCCCCAACCAGATCGTCGAAACAATCATCAACTGGATATACACATTATCCAACCGGGCAAACAAAACCACCGGAACCAAAATCGCCAGCAGGATAATCACCCCGCCCATCGTCGGTGTTCCCTTCTTCTGCATCTGCCCTTCCAACCCCAAGTCCCGGATTTCCTCCCCGACCTGTTGCTTCTGCAAAATACGGATAATACGCTTTCCCACCACCGTGGCAATCAACAATGACAAAATCACCGCGCAAGCCGACCGGAACGTGATGTATTGAAACATTCCCGCTCCCGGGAAATCAAACTGTTCTAAATAATCAAAGATATGATAAAACATGACCTACAACTTAAATATTTCCTTAATAACCTCTTTATCATCAAAATGATGTTTCACACCCTTTATCTCTTGGTAATCCTCGTGTCCTTTCCCGGCCACCAGCACAATATCCCCCTTCTTCGCCAACATCAACGCCGCACGAATCGCCTCCTTCCGATCGGTAATCGCCAGCACCCGGCTCGCCGCCTCGTCCGGCACCCCGGCTCGCATATCCTCTATTATCGCGGCAGGCTCCTCGTTTCGCGGGTTATCGGACGTCAGAATCACCCGGTCACTCAACCGACAGGCAACCTCCGCCATCTCCGGCCGTTTCGTCCGGTCCCGGTCACCCCCGGCACCCACCACCGTGATCACCGTCCCCTCTTTCTTCAGCCCCTCAATCGTCGATAACACGTTCTCCAACGCATCCGGCGTGTGCGCGTAATCTACAATAGCCATTACCCCTTCATTCGACAAAATCGTCTCGAAACGTCCCGACACCGGCACCAGCATACTCATCACGGGCAACAACTCCTCTTTCCCGAAATCCAACAACCGTGCGCTTGCGTAAACCGCCAGCAAATTATAAGCATTAAAATCCCCCACGAACCTCGTCCACACCTCGCTGCCGTCCAGTAGCAATAACGTCCCATCCAGATGCCGTTCCAACGTCTTGCAGTTAAAATCCGCCATCCGCTTACAAGAATAAGTATATTTATGAGCTACCGTGTTCTGCAACATCACCATCCCGTTCTTGTCATCTCCGTTCGTCAACGCGAAAGCCTTCTTCGGCAAGCGGTCAAAAAACGCCTTCTTCGCCTCGATATACGCTTTAAAAGTCTTGTGATAATCGAGATGATCGTGCGTGATATTCGAGAAAATCGCCCCATCAAAATCCAACCCGCTAATCCGTCTTTGGTCAATAGCGTGCGAACTCACCTCCATGAAACAATACTCGCACCCAGCATCCACCATCCGCCCCATCAGCTCGTTAATCTCCATCGCATCCGGAGTCGTGTGAGTAGCGTGAACCCTCTCGTCCCCAATATAATTACACACCGTTGACAAAAGCCCCGCTTTCCTTCCCAGCAAGCGCAACAGCTCGTACAACAGCGTCGCCGTCGTCGTCTTCCCGTTCGTCCCGGTCACCCCGACCACCTTCATCCGGTGGGACGGGTTCCCGTAAAAATTAGAGGCCATCACCCCCAGTGCCTCCGAAGAGTTACCCGTCTTCACGTAAACTACCCCCTCTTTCAACTCTCCCGGCACCTCCTCACAGACAACCGCCACGGCTCCTGCCGCCACGGCCTTCCCGATATACCCGTGTCCATCCGCACTCACTCCCCTTTGGGCAACAAACAAATCTCCCTCTCCGACCTTTCTCGAATCGAAGTGTATCATCTTAACCTCTACATCCGGTCTCCCTTGCACGACCTCGCAGGCAACCCCGTCTAACAGCTCTCTTAAATTCATCTCAAAATATATTACAAAACCAACTTTTTAGTTTTTATCTTTTAGCTCTTAACTTTTATCTTTTAGTTTTTATCTTTTATCTTAATTCAATATGCACATAACTCCCCCTTCTCACCTTCCCTCCCGGAGTCAACGATTGCTGGCTCACCGTACCAACCCCGCTCACCCCGACTTTCAGCCCGCTATTCTCCAACAAGTACAGCGCATCCCTCAGTCCCATTCCCTTCACGTTCGGCACCAGTGTCATATCCACACTCCGAGCTTTCAACACGAACTCCGTCCCCTCCTTATCCCGCGAAGTCATCACCCAATCGGCACGCTCCGCCTCATCTTCCGTCACGTTAATCCCCAGCTCGTCATATATCTCCAGAAAATCACTCTTCAACCCGTTCTGACTGATCGGCAACGTTTCGTCTTTCTCCTCCTCGCCCTCGTCATTATCCCCCATCAACGATGCCATCGTGTAAATCTTATCGGCAATCTCCTTGAACACGCTACCCGAAACCACGTTTCCATAATACCCCACCGACCGCGACGGGTTATCCACCACCACGATACACGAGTACATCGGCTTGTCCGCCGGGAAATACCCCACGAAACTGGCCCGGTACTTCGGTTCGGAATTATACCCTTTCGACCCCGCGGCTACCTTTGCCGTCCCAGTCTTCCCCGCAATCTTGCAGGCCGCATTCTTCAAATTCTTCGCCGAGCCGTTCTCTACCACCCCTTCCATCATCTGTTTCATATAAGCCACCGTCTGCCGACTGCAAATATGACTACTCACCACCTCCGGTTCGAACCGCTCCACCACCCGGCTCCCGTTACGAATCTCCTTCACGATACGCGGTTTCATCCGTTTCCCGTCATTTGCCAGTGCATTATAAAAAGCCAACACCTGCAAAGGCGTGATCTTCAACTCGTACCCGAAACTCATCCAGCGCAGCGTGGTACCGCTCCACGTCTTATCCCCCGGATACTTAATATAAGGATCCGCCTCTCCCGCCAACTCGATCCCCACCTTTTTATTCAACCCCATCGCGTACCACCGGTTCACGAACTTCTCCGGCTGTTGTCTGTAATGCTCATATACTAATTCCGTGATTCCGTTCAGCGAACGCTCGAAAATCCCCTGCACCGTCACCTTACCGATCGGCGACCTCGCCTCCTTCAACGTCACCCCGTTATGCGTGTAAATACCTTTTCCTAAGTCAACCGTGTCCTCCGGGTGAACATACCCGTCCTCCAACAGAGCCACCATCGTTGCCGCCTTGATCACCGAACCCGGTTCCGCAGCATCCCCGATAGCGTTATTCAATACCTCCCGGTACCCTGTCGCCGTCTTCGACACGTTCGCGATGGCCTTTATATCTCCCGTCTTCACGTCCATCAAGATAGCTGTCCCCGCACTAGCCTTGTAATGCTCCAACTGCCGGGTCAAAGCTCCCTGCACAATATCTTGACACTCCACGTTAATCGTCGTCACCACGTCATTCCCGTCCACCGGATCATCCACCGTCACCGAAACCCACCGTCCCGACATCATCTGCCTGATACTCCGTCCCGGTTCTCCCCGCAACTGTTTCTCGAAAGCCCCTTCAATCCCCACGCGTCCCTCGAAACTACCATCCTTCGCCTCGTTCAAGTAACCGATCGTCCGATAGGCCAAATCCCTGTGCGGCTGCAAACGCACGTTTTCCCGTTCCAGAATCAGACCGCTCTTCGTACCCCTTTCCCGAAAAATAGGAAATTTCTTAACCTCCAATAAATCGGTGTAAGAAATTTTCTTCTTGTTCACAAGCAAATAACGATTCGGCTTTGCCCCGTACT
The window above is part of the Butyricimonas paravirosa genome. Proteins encoded here:
- the mraY gene encoding phospho-N-acetylmuramoyl-pentapeptide-transferase, which codes for MFYHIFDYLEQFDFPGAGMFQYITFRSACAVILSLLIATVVGKRIIRILQKQQVGEEIRDLGLEGQMQKKGTPTMGGVIILLAILVPVVLFARLDNVYIQLMIVSTIWLGLIGFLDDYIKVFRKHKEGLKGRFKVIGQVGLGLIVGVTLYVSDDVLIREKVSISEVGVVTSTVDEGFVSETNQTVLTKDIKSTKTTIPFFKNNEFDYAWFGALFGDYAEEIGWIVFIIITIVIVTAVSNGANLTDGLDGLATGTSAIVGATLGILAYVSGNMVYADYLNIMYIPHSGELVVFIAAFIGATIGFLWYNSFPAQVFMGDTGSLSLGGIIAVFAIMIHKELLIPILCGIFLVENLSVMMQVSYFKYTKKKFGEGRRIFLMSPLHHHFQKKGIPEPKIVTRFWIVGIALAVITIVTLKIR
- a CDS encoding UDP-N-acetylmuramoyl-L-alanyl-D-glutamate--2,6-diaminopimelate ligase; protein product: MNLRELLDGVACEVVQGRPDVEVKMIHFDSRKVGEGDLFVAQRGVSADGHGYIGKAVAAGAVAVVCEEVPGELKEGVVYVKTGNSSEALGVMASNFYGNPSHRMKVVGVTGTNGKTTTATLLYELLRLLGRKAGLLSTVCNYIGDERVHATHTTPDAMEINELMGRMVDAGCEYCFMEVSSHAIDQRRISGLDFDGAIFSNITHDHLDYHKTFKAYIEAKKAFFDRLPKKAFALTNGDDKNGMVMLQNTVAHKYTYSCKRMADFNCKTLERHLDGTLLLLDGSEVWTRFVGDFNAYNLLAVYASARLLDFGKEELLPVMSMLVPVSGRFETILSNEGVMAIVDYAHTPDALENVLSTIEGLKKEGTVITVVGAGGDRDRTKRPEMAEVACRLSDRVILTSDNPRNEEPAAIIEDMRAGVPDEAASRVLAITDRKEAIRAALMLAKKGDIVLVAGKGHEDYQEIKGVKHHFDDKEVIKEIFKL
- a CDS encoding penicillin-binding protein gives rise to the protein MAASIKHELAGRLGLVYLIVMVIAALIVIKALHVQIWEGDKWRKMGRSVSFKDFEVAPNRGNIYADDGRILASSVPYYSLRLDCKAIPDTLFRKKVDSLSMMLSRFFKDAPTAEYRKKLWQGKYGAKPNRYLLVNKKKISYTDLLEVKKFPIFRERGTKSGLILERENVRLQPHRDLAYRTIGYLNEAKDGSFEGRVGIEGAFEKQLRGEPGRSIRQMMSGRWVSVTVDDPVDGNDVVTTINVECQDIVQGALTRQLEHYKASAGTAILMDVKTGDIKAIANVSKTATGYREVLNNAIGDAAEPGSVIKAATMVALLEDGYVHPEDTVDLGKGIYTHNGVTLKEARSPIGKVTVQGIFERSLNGITELVYEHYRQQPEKFVNRWYAMGLNKKVGIELAGEADPYIKYPGDKTWSGTTLRWMSFGYELKITPLQVLAFYNALANDGKRMKPRIVKEIRNGSRVVERFEPEVVSSHICSRQTVAYMKQMMEGVVENGSAKNLKNAACKIAGKTGTAKVAAGSKGYNSEPKYRASFVGYFPADKPMYSCIVVVDNPSRSVGYYGNVVSGSVFKEIADKIYTMASLMGDNDEGEEEKDETLPISQNGLKSDFLEIYDELGINVTEDEAERADWVMTSRDKEGTEFVLKARSVDMTLVPNVKGMGLRDALYLLENSGLKVGVSGVGTVSQQSLTPGGKVRRGSYVHIELR